A genomic segment from Frateuria edaphi encodes:
- a CDS encoding VOC family protein codes for MHHSRLSTIVLDCQLDDLEPAIRFWSAALGKPVEDADQDGDGRYAALATADDEPIVLLQKVSHESRVHLDIETDDLDAEVARLEALGARPVAFVRERWWVMQAPTGHRFCVVQKQRERFGPHLNRWE; via the coding sequence ATGCACCACAGCCGCCTCAGCACCATCGTGCTCGACTGCCAGCTCGACGACCTGGAACCGGCCATCCGCTTCTGGAGCGCCGCCCTTGGCAAGCCCGTCGAAGATGCCGACCAGGATGGCGACGGGCGTTACGCGGCGCTCGCTACCGCCGATGACGAGCCGATCGTCCTGCTGCAGAAGGTTTCGCACGAAAGCCGCGTGCACCTGGACATCGAGACCGACGATCTCGACGCGGAAGTGGCGCGTCTGGAAGCACTCGGGGCACGCCCCGTCGCCTTCGTCCGCGAACGCTGGTGGGTGATGCAGGCGCCGACCGGCCACCGCTTCTGCGTGGTGCAGAAGCAACGCGAGCGCTTCGGCCCGCACCTCAATCGCTGGGAGTGA
- a CDS encoding dihydrolipoamide acetyltransferase family protein, whose translation MADIKTFYLPDLGEGLPDATIVEWHVKVGDTIKLDAPLASMETAKAVVEVPSPYTGKVTKLYGAAGDVIETGAALADFEPDPNAKQRAEAEATGHHHGPKKSVGSPAPDDGHKVVASDEGGEVETNGKDREDEGTVVGAMVSGNTVHVEQAASIGGVKAVPAVRALAKKLKVDLAKVRPTGADGVVTMKDVKDAAANGSAPLGAAPARAVPASAGRHLAPELPEPGPAPQRGPVSLAGKPVRTAPPSQPATGQPEQLKGVRRNMARVMAEAHAQVVPTTLVDDADLHAWIGKQDITARLIRAIVAACKAVPALNAWFDGKNLTRTMHRHVDIGIAVDTDDGLFVPALRNADVLDGAGVRAAIKRLRSQVEDRTIPSSELSGYTISLSNFGMFAGRYATPVVVPPCVAIIGAGKLSHDVVAVMGGIEVHRRMPISLTFDHRAATGGEAARFLKALLDDLALPQ comes from the coding sequence AAGGCCTGCCCGACGCGACCATCGTCGAATGGCACGTGAAAGTCGGCGACACGATCAAGCTCGACGCGCCGCTGGCCTCGATGGAAACCGCCAAGGCGGTAGTCGAGGTGCCCTCGCCCTACACCGGCAAGGTGACCAAGCTGTACGGCGCCGCTGGCGACGTGATCGAGACCGGTGCGGCACTGGCCGACTTCGAACCCGACCCCAACGCCAAGCAGCGCGCCGAGGCCGAGGCCACCGGCCACCACCACGGCCCGAAGAAGAGCGTGGGCAGCCCCGCGCCGGACGACGGCCACAAGGTGGTTGCCTCGGACGAAGGCGGCGAAGTGGAAACCAACGGCAAGGACCGCGAAGACGAAGGCACCGTGGTCGGCGCCATGGTCAGCGGCAACACCGTGCACGTCGAACAGGCCGCCAGCATCGGCGGCGTCAAGGCAGTGCCTGCCGTGCGCGCGCTTGCGAAGAAGTTGAAAGTCGACCTGGCCAAGGTGCGCCCGACCGGCGCCGACGGCGTGGTGACCATGAAGGACGTCAAGGACGCCGCCGCCAATGGCAGTGCCCCGCTCGGTGCGGCCCCGGCGCGTGCCGTGCCCGCGTCGGCCGGCCGCCACCTGGCGCCCGAGCTGCCCGAGCCCGGCCCGGCGCCGCAGCGCGGCCCGGTCTCGCTCGCCGGCAAGCCCGTGCGCACCGCGCCCCCGTCGCAGCCGGCCACCGGCCAGCCCGAACAGTTGAAGGGCGTGCGCCGCAACATGGCCCGCGTGATGGCCGAAGCCCACGCCCAGGTCGTGCCGACCACGCTGGTGGACGATGCCGACCTGCACGCCTGGATCGGCAAGCAGGACATCACCGCGCGCCTGATCCGCGCCATCGTGGCCGCCTGCAAGGCGGTGCCGGCGCTCAACGCCTGGTTCGACGGCAAGAACCTCACCCGCACGATGCATCGCCACGTCGACATCGGCATCGCGGTCGACACCGACGACGGCCTGTTCGTGCCAGCCTTGCGCAATGCCGACGTGCTCGACGGCGCCGGCGTGCGTGCCGCGATCAAGCGCCTGCGCTCGCAGGTCGAGGACCGCACGATCCCGTCGTCGGAACTGTCCGGCTACACCATCAGCCTGTCCAACTTCGGCATGTTCGCCGGCCGCTACGCCACCCCGGTGGTGGTGCCGCCGTGCGTGGCGATCATCGGCGCCGGCAAGCTCAGCCACGACGTGGTGGCGGTCATGGGCGGCATCGAAGTGCACCGCCGGATGCCGATCAGCCTGACCTTCGATCACCGCGCCGCCACCGGTGGCGAAGCGGCGCGCTTCCTCAAGGCGTTGCTGGACGACCTGGCGCTGCCGCAGTAA
- a CDS encoding DUF6348 family protein: MTSEKLKAQLARLFERHEVELEPDEDWLLTDGDYPALRAQWQDASTPGGPGRLDLDLVLDEERQLELSYAGDGQGEAGWRDALDRFARSDLPVLLAACWYVTDERRLDLAQWELGLRQWDVFIGRFAVEGADIAVPAGILANVADALKNESLAPRLHWIRLFLRRTADGTLATEVLLDNTPWSAGDRALAELAWPESAQAYDVRSLIALDVRDY; this comes from the coding sequence ATGACTTCCGAAAAGCTCAAGGCCCAGCTGGCCCGCCTGTTCGAACGGCACGAGGTGGAACTCGAACCGGACGAGGACTGGCTGCTGACCGATGGCGACTATCCCGCACTGCGCGCGCAGTGGCAGGACGCGTCCACGCCGGGCGGGCCCGGCCGGCTGGACCTCGACCTGGTGCTGGACGAGGAGCGCCAGCTCGAGCTCAGCTACGCCGGCGACGGGCAGGGCGAGGCCGGCTGGCGCGATGCGCTGGATCGCTTCGCACGCAGTGATCTGCCGGTGTTGCTGGCCGCCTGCTGGTACGTCACCGACGAGCGCAGGCTGGACCTGGCGCAGTGGGAGCTTGGCCTGCGCCAATGGGACGTCTTCATCGGCCGCTTTGCGGTGGAGGGCGCGGACATCGCCGTGCCGGCGGGCATCCTGGCCAACGTGGCCGATGCATTGAAGAACGAGTCGCTCGCCCCGCGCCTGCACTGGATCCGCCTGTTCCTGCGCCGTACCGCCGACGGCACGCTGGCCACGGAGGTACTGCTCGATAACACGCCGTGGTCCGCCGGTGACCGCGCGCTGGCGGAGTTGGCCTGGCCGGAAAGCGCGCAGGCCTACGACGTACGCAGCCTGATCGCGCTGGACGTGCGCGACTACTGA